One Paenisporosarcina sp. FSL H8-0542 genomic region harbors:
- a CDS encoding aldehyde dehydrogenase family protein — protein sequence MATIKENQLEQESMKRDFYHLIINGEKVNSSNGDTIKTFNPATGELIAEVAKASKEDAEKAVEAARNSFDHGKWKLYPIGRRAQVLNKIAGIMRSRFNELVELEMLDTGKSLHAAQGQVSQAIEDFEFYAGAIVGHRGTVNNVPGQFHNYTEKEPVGVCAQIIPWNYPLMMAAWKIAPAIAVGCSVIVKPASLTPLTAIILGEICLEAGVPAGVVNVIPGSGAEVGNFLVEHPRVNKVAFTGSTPIGKDIMGKASETLKRVTLELGGKSPSLVFEDADIDAAVDGSLFGIFYNSGQSCEARSRLYVHEDIYDEFMNKFVEKAKKLQMGNPFDKATHVGAIIDQAQLETIDGYVQSAKKEGAEILVGGNIAKPEGYENGFWYEPTIIANVNHDMKAVTDEIFGPVVVVMKFKDEKEAIRLANDTEFGLGSAVWSKDGARATRVANQIQAGIVMVNCPFSAFPGTPFGGYKQSGFGRELCIETLDLYTETKSILSYYGSRPLNPFGL from the coding sequence AAGAATCAATGAAACGTGATTTTTATCATTTAATTATTAATGGTGAAAAAGTGAACAGTAGCAATGGTGATACGATTAAAACTTTCAATCCGGCTACTGGTGAATTGATTGCGGAAGTGGCAAAAGCTTCTAAAGAAGATGCTGAAAAAGCAGTTGAAGCGGCACGTAATTCTTTTGACCATGGAAAGTGGAAGCTCTATCCGATTGGTCGCCGAGCGCAGGTATTGAATAAAATTGCAGGAATCATGCGCTCTCGTTTCAATGAGCTAGTGGAATTGGAAATGCTTGATACTGGTAAATCGCTTCATGCAGCACAAGGGCAAGTGTCTCAAGCTATCGAAGATTTTGAGTTTTACGCAGGCGCAATCGTTGGGCATCGCGGCACAGTAAATAACGTTCCGGGTCAATTCCACAATTATACTGAGAAAGAGCCCGTTGGAGTTTGCGCTCAAATCATTCCATGGAACTATCCGTTAATGATGGCGGCATGGAAAATCGCACCTGCAATAGCTGTAGGATGTTCAGTAATTGTCAAACCGGCATCACTTACTCCACTCACTGCAATTATCCTTGGAGAAATCTGTCTTGAAGCAGGGGTTCCTGCAGGTGTAGTGAACGTGATTCCAGGTTCGGGAGCGGAAGTCGGAAACTTCTTAGTGGAGCATCCACGAGTAAATAAAGTTGCCTTTACAGGTTCTACACCAATCGGTAAAGACATTATGGGTAAAGCATCTGAAACATTAAAACGCGTGACATTGGAGCTTGGCGGTAAATCTCCAAGTCTAGTATTTGAAGATGCAGATATTGATGCTGCGGTTGATGGATCATTATTTGGCATATTCTATAATTCGGGCCAATCATGTGAGGCACGTTCTCGTTTATACGTCCATGAAGACATTTACGATGAATTCATGAACAAGTTTGTAGAAAAAGCGAAGAAATTACAGATGGGCAATCCGTTTGATAAAGCAACTCATGTGGGGGCCATTATTGATCAAGCACAACTTGAAACAATTGATGGCTATGTCCAATCCGCTAAAAAAGAAGGAGCGGAAATCCTTGTCGGAGGAAATATCGCGAAACCAGAAGGCTATGAAAATGGTTTCTGGTATGAGCCGACAATCATCGCAAACGTAAATCACGACATGAAGGCTGTAACAGATGAAATCTTCGGACCAGTTGTCGTTGTGATGAAATTCAAAGATGAAAAAGAAGCGATCCGCCTAGCAAACGATACTGAGTTCGGATTAGGTTCGGCTGTCTGGTCTAAAGATGGAGCACGTGCTACTCGCGTTGCCAATCAGATTCAAGCTGGAATCGTTATGGTCAACTGTCCGTTCTCTGCTTTCCCTGGAACGCCTTTTGGCGGCTATAAACAATCCGGATTCGGGCGCGAACTATGCATAGAAACATTGGACCTTTATACAGAAACGAAAAGTATTTTATCGTACTATGGTAGCCGTCCTTTAAATCCGTTCGGTCTATAA